The proteins below come from a single Thermodesulfatator atlanticus DSM 21156 genomic window:
- the acsC gene encoding acetyl-CoA decarbonylase/synthase complex subunit gamma, which translates to MGLTGIQILGMLPKKNCKECGFPTCLAFAMKVAAGQADIAACPYVSEEAKEKIAEASAPPIRTVKLGSGENVLAIGGETVLFRHEKRFEHPPAIGILVRTNMDEAEIDARIEKFKKYRWERVGVELRPEVIAVEDVDGDAAKFAASVKKIREAAPEAVLVLMSEKKEVLAAGAKECGEYKALLYGVTLDNLKEMAELAKEVGFPVGVKADSLAEASRISEELMKAGIKDIVLDTGPRGVRELYEDQVIMRRAAIKKRYKPFGFPSITFPYRYTDNIVLEYMIASVLVAKYAGMIMLSDFRPDLLFPLMVERMNIFTDPQRPLVVEEGIYPLNGPDENSPVIITCNFALTYFIVSGEVEGSRVPTWMLIKDTEGLSVLTAWAAGKFGADTIADFVKKCGIAEKVKHRKLIIPGYLAGIKGELEEELPDWEIIIGPREASGLPSFLKEWKAA; encoded by the coding sequence ATGGGACTCACTGGCATTCAGATTCTTGGCATGCTTCCTAAAAAGAACTGTAAGGAATGTGGTTTTCCTACTTGTCTTGCTTTTGCCATGAAGGTAGCAGCTGGGCAGGCAGATATAGCAGCTTGTCCCTACGTTTCAGAAGAAGCCAAGGAAAAGATAGCTGAGGCTTCAGCTCCACCTATTCGTACGGTAAAGCTTGGAAGCGGCGAAAACGTCCTTGCCATAGGTGGCGAGACTGTGCTTTTCAGGCACGAAAAACGCTTTGAACATCCACCTGCTATCGGCATTCTGGTGCGCACCAACATGGACGAAGCCGAGATAGACGCAAGGATTGAAAAGTTCAAAAAATACCGCTGGGAAAGGGTCGGGGTGGAGCTCAGGCCTGAGGTTATAGCAGTAGAAGATGTTGATGGTGATGCGGCAAAATTTGCGGCTTCAGTCAAAAAAATTCGCGAAGCTGCTCCTGAAGCCGTCCTTGTCTTGATGAGCGAGAAGAAAGAGGTTCTTGCCGCCGGGGCCAAGGAATGTGGTGAATACAAGGCCCTTCTTTACGGTGTCACCCTTGATAACCTGAAAGAAATGGCTGAGCTTGCCAAAGAGGTTGGCTTTCCCGTGGGGGTAAAAGCTGATTCTTTGGCTGAGGCCTCGCGCATATCTGAAGAACTAATGAAAGCAGGCATCAAAGACATTGTTCTTGATACAGGCCCACGAGGTGTGCGTGAGCTTTATGAAGACCAGGTTATTATGAGGCGTGCGGCCATTAAAAAGCGCTACAAGCCCTTTGGTTTCCCAAGCATTACTTTTCCTTACCGTTACACGGATAACATTGTCCTGGAATACATGATTGCCTCGGTGTTGGTGGCTAAATATGCGGGGATGATTATGCTCTCAGACTTCAGGCCGGATCTTCTCTTCCCGCTTATGGTGGAAAGAATGAACATCTTTACCGACCCGCAGCGGCCTTTGGTGGTGGAAGAGGGCATTTATCCGTTAAACGGGCCAGACGAAAATTCTCCAGTTATCATCACCTGCAACTTTGCCCTTACCTACTTTATTGTTTCTGGCGAAGTGGAGGGAAGCAGGGTCCCCACCTGGATGCTCATCAAGGACACCGAAGGCCTTTCAGTGCTCACGGCCTGGGCTGCAGGAAAGTTTGGTGCTGATACCATTGCGGATTTTGTAAAAAAATGCGGCATTGCTGAAAAAGTGAAACACCGAAAGCTTATTATTCCGGGCTATCTTGCGGGGATAAAAGGGGAGCTTGAAGAAGAGCTTCCTGACTGGGAAATCATCATTGGCCCGCGCGAGGCAAGTGGTCTTCCTTCATTTTTAAAGGAATGGAAAGCAGCCTAA